In Thermococcus sp. M39, the genomic stretch TGCTTCCTCATCATTTTTGGGAAGCTTTCTGTAAACTATCTCAACTTCTTCTGGGTCGGGAATTCTTATCTGTTCCCTTGTATGTCCAATTACACCATCAGCGAGAAGAACAACGGGAATTCTAAGCTTTTCGGAGATGTTGAATGCTCTTATGGTTTCCCAGAATGAGTCTTCAACACTTATTGGTGAGAGTGCAACAATTGGGTGATCTCCATGCGTTCCCCATCTTGCTTGGAAAAAATCTCCCTGAGCACCTTTTGTTGCTTGTCCAGTTGAAGGTCCACTCCTCTGGACGTCAACTACAACTATTGGAGTTTCAGTCATAATAGCATAGCCAAGATTTTCCTGCATCAGGCTGAATCCAGGGCCACTTGTTGCAGTCATGCTCTTAAGTCCCGTCCAAGATGCCCCTATAATAGCAGCAATACTTCCAATCTCATCCTCCATCTGGATATAATAACCCCTAACTTTTGGTAGCTCTCTTGCCATTGTTTCAGCGATTTCACTCGCTGGTGTTATTGGATAGCCGGCATAAAACCTACAGCCCGCAAAGATTGCTCCGTAGGCTATTGCCTCGTCACCTTGCATGAAATAGTTCCCCTTGGGGTAAAGCTTTTTCAGAAGGGCAATTTGCTCTGGTTCATCGCCTCGAATAATCATAATTACCACCTAACTGCTATGGCAAAATCCGGACAGAGCAGTTCGCAGAGTTTACATCTTACGCACTTATCAGCATGAACTGGAACTGGATAGTGCACACCCTTTTCGCTCAGTTCTTTGCTCCATTCAAAGACTTTTCTTGGACAAAGCTCAACGCAAATTCCGCAACCTTTGCAGAGAAAAGTATCAACATCAATTTCCACATTTTTGGTCTTTCCTATCACGAGGTAGTTTTCCTTTTTAATTTCGACATCTGCCATAATCATCACCTGCAAATCGCTCAGTGTTTTTACGTATGTAAAGCATTTAAAGCTTTCGAAAACCAAAAGTGAGGTATCGTCTAAACTAAATACTATGCATCTTTGTGCATTGAAAAAAGAATTTTGAGAGTTTATTTGGCAGTTTTGACAATGCAAATGAACACTTTTTGAAA encodes the following:
- a CDS encoding 2-oxoacid:acceptor oxidoreductase subunit alpha, translating into MIIRGDEPEQIALLKKLYPKGNYFMQGDEAIAYGAIFAGCRFYAGYPITPASEIAETMARELPKVRGYYIQMEDEIGSIAAIIGASWTGLKSMTATSGPGFSLMQENLGYAIMTETPIVVVDVQRSGPSTGQATKGAQGDFFQARWGTHGDHPIVALSPISVEDSFWETIRAFNISEKLRIPVVLLADGVIGHTREQIRIPDPEEVEIVYRKLPKNDEEAKYPFGDVDGSLIPPMPLFGHGYFTHVTGSTHKETGLRDVYTPEVHIKLVNRLHKKIEKHEKEIEKWKEYFTDDMEILVISWGVSARPSLGAVLKAREEGIKVGLFIPKTVHPFPGKKVKELAKKVRAILVPEMNLGQLILEVQRYVNDDVILKGINKIGGVPLTVEEILREIRGV
- a CDS encoding 2-oxoglutarate ferredoxin oxidoreductase subunit delta — encoded protein: MADVEIKKENYLVIGKTKNVEIDVDTFLCKGCGICVELCPRKVFEWSKELSEKGVHYPVPVHADKCVRCKLCELLCPDFAIAVRW